From a region of the Campylobacteraceae bacterium genome:
- a CDS encoding response regulator transcription factor yields MDYALLKKYTKDIKVLFVEDDRDFRKEFTELLLNIFPHVTTAIDGLDGCDKYKQYHERTDNYYDLVISDIKMPNCDGIEFVDAMYKINKEQIVVILSARNEFTYLLPLINLGIQHFFTKPIDYSSFLDDILIISHKIYYNNLDVDISIIKITDALIWNKEQKKLSNNNTIIHLTKKEIILVDTILNNNGRIYTANELISRIWAEDMNVNADIKNLKNVISRLRNKVPELDIKNIYGMGYKAALPILL; encoded by the coding sequence ATGGATTATGCTTTACTTAAAAAATATACTAAAGATATAAAAGTACTTTTTGTTGAAGATGATAGAGATTTTAGAAAAGAGTTTACGGAACTGCTTTTGAATATCTTTCCACATGTTACTACAGCTATTGATGGATTAGACGGGTGTGATAAATATAAACAGTATCATGAACGTACAGATAATTATTACGATTTAGTTATTTCAGATATAAAAATGCCTAACTGTGATGGAATAGAATTTGTAGATGCTATGTATAAAATCAATAAAGAACAAATAGTGGTTATTTTATCTGCACGAAATGAATTTACGTATTTATTGCCTCTTATTAATCTAGGTATACAGCATTTTTTTACAAAACCCATTGATTACTCTAGTTTCTTAGATGATATCTTAATAATAAGTCACAAAATCTATTATAATAATTTAGATGTAGATATTAGTATTATAAAAATCACGGATGCCTTAATATGGAATAAAGAGCAAAAAAAGTTATCAAATAATAATACAATAATACATCTGACTAAAAAAGAAATCATTTTAGTAGATACCATTTTAAATAATAATGGGAGAATATATACGGCAAATGAACTTATCTCAAGAATTTGGGCTGAAGATATGAACGTTAATGCGGATATCAAGAATCTAAAAAATGTCATATCTCGTTTACGAAATAAGGTTCCAGAATTAGATATTAAAAATATTTATGGAATGGGTTATAAAGCAGCGTTGCCAATCCTTCTTTAA
- the rpsJ gene encoding 30S ribosomal protein S10 — translation MEKIRLKLKAYDHRVLDRSVASIVEAVKRTGAELRGPIPLPTKIRRYTVIKGPHVNKSSREQFEIRIHSRMIDIVSATPDTVDSLMKLDLAPEVDVEVRSMGQE, via the coding sequence ATGGAAAAAATTAGATTAAAGCTTAAAGCTTATGATCATAGAGTTTTAGATAGAAGTGTTGCTTCAATTGTAGAAGCTGTTAAAAGAACTGGTGCTGAGTTGAGAGGTCCTATACCTTTACCAACAAAGATCAGAAGATATACTGTTATCAAAGGTCCTCACGTTAATAAGAGTTCAAGAGAGCAATTCGAAATTAGAATTCACTCAAGAATGATTGATATCGTTTCTGCGACTCCAGATACAGTAGATTCACTAATGAAATTAGACCTAGCTCCTGAAGTAGATGTTGAAGTTAGATCTATGGGTCAAGAATAG
- a CDS encoding 50S ribosomal protein L3, with translation MEFIVQKIGMSRTVTVPAVPVTLLRVLDTKVCAVLENGDAIVAYANGKKFNKAIEGQQKKYNLSKEFNRFATIAVANTEAGDQDVSVLNDAKLLRSTFISKGRGFAGVVKRWNFAGGRASHGHRMGRTTGSIGNAEWPGRVMRGKKMPGHYGHCTVSVRNDVVSFDAETGILVVKGSISGPNGGLGKVKVAK, from the coding sequence ATGGAATTTATAGTACAGAAAATCGGTATGAGTAGAACTGTTACAGTTCCTGCTGTTCCTGTTACACTTTTAAGAGTTCTTGATACAAAAGTGTGTGCAGTTCTAGAAAACGGTGACGCAATCGTTGCATATGCAAACGGTAAAAAATTCAATAAAGCTATTGAAGGTCAACAAAAAAAATACAACTTATCAAAAGAGTTCAATAGATTTGCAACAATCGCTGTAGCAAATACTGAAGCTGGAGACCAAGATGTATCTGTTTTAAATGATGCTAAGTTATTAAGATCTACTTTTATTTCTAAAGGTAGAGGTTTTGCTGGTGTTGTTAAAAGATGGAACTTTGCAGGTGGTCGTGCATCTCACGGTCATAGAATGGGTCGAACGACTGGTTCTATTGGTAATGCTGAGTGGCCAGGTAGAGTTATGCGTGGTAAAAAAATGCCAGGTCATTATGGTCATTGTACTGTATCTGTTAGAAATGATGTTGTTTCATTTGATGCAGAAACTGGTATCTTAGTTGTTAAAGGTTCTATTTCTGGACCAAACGGCGGATTAGGTAAAGTAAAGGTTGCTAAATGA
- the rplD gene encoding 50S ribosomal protein L4 — MSKALILNDKFENAGDITLPAKYAEINSHNLYLYVKSYLASCRANTARAKGRSEVRGGGRKPKAQKGSGGARWGSLRSPLFVGGGQAFGPQKRNYVQKVNKKQKVLALSFALNAQGQNGSLFTVDSIKLESGKTKDAVAVMAKLNQRDVLIVVDSIDENTYLAFRNIKNCYMIEKQEVNAYLISAYHSVLIEKSVLEALTKEA; from the coding sequence ATGAGTAAAGCATTAATTTTAAACGACAAATTTGAAAACGCTGGTGATATTACATTACCTGCTAAATATGCAGAGATTAACTCTCATAACTTATACCTTTATGTTAAGTCTTATTTAGCTTCTTGTAGAGCTAATACTGCTAGAGCAAAAGGTAGATCAGAAGTTCGTGGTGGTGGTAGAAAACCTAAAGCACAAAAAGGTTCTGGTGGAGCTAGATGGGGATCATTAAGATCACCTTTATTCGTTGGAGGGGGACAAGCATTTGGACCTCAAAAAAGAAACTATGTTCAAAAAGTTAATAAAAAACAAAAAGTCTTGGCTTTAAGTTTTGCATTAAATGCACAAGGGCAAAATGGTTCTTTATTTACTGTTGATTCAATTAAACTTGAGTCTGGTAAAACTAAAGATGCTGTTGCAGTAATGGCTAAATTAAACCAAAGAGACGTATTAATCGTTGTTGATTCAATTGACGAAAATACTTATTTAGCGTTTAGAAACATTAAGAATTGTTATATGATAGAAAAACAAGAAGTTAACGCTTATTTGATTTCTGCATATCACTCAGTACTAATTGAAAAATCAGTGCTTGAAGCATTAACAAAAGAGGCGTAA
- a CDS encoding 50S ribosomal protein L23, whose translation MADITDIKAILYTEKTIELQESGVIVVQTSPRMTKNGLKEVFREYFGVTPTKVNSLRQKGKVKRFKGKLGSRPDFKKFYVTLPEGAEIANLSA comes from the coding sequence ATGGCTGATATTACAGATATTAAAGCAATATTATATACAGAGAAAACAATTGAATTACAAGAAAGTGGTGTAATCGTTGTTCAAACTAGTCCTAGAATGACTAAGAATGGTTTAAAAGAAGTGTTTAGAGAGTACTTTGGTGTAACACCTACAAAAGTTAACTCTTTAAGACAAAAAGGTAAAGTTAAAAGATTTAAAGGGAAACTAGGATCACGTCCAGATTTCAAGAAATTCTATGTAACACTACCAGAGGGCGCTGAAATAGCGAACCTTTCAGCTTAA
- the rplB gene encoding 50S ribosomal protein L2: MAIKKFRPITPSRRFMTVMDTSDITSKPTVRSLLKRVKAHAGRNSNGRITSRHKQAGAKKLYRIIDFKRSKFGVEGTVSTIEYDPYRNCRICLITYADGDKRYILQPSGLSVGTKIMAQESGLDILPGNAMRLTSIPVGTMVHNIEMKPGKGGQIARSAGGYAQIMGREDKYVILRLPSGEMRKILGVCIATIGIVGNEDYSNMVIGKAGRSRHLGKRPQTRGSAMNPIDHPHGGGEGKTNSGRHPVTPWGMPTKGYKTRKKKASDKLIISRKKK, from the coding sequence ATGGCAATTAAAAAATTTAGACCAATAACACCTTCAAGAAGATTTATGACTGTAATGGATACTTCTGATATTACTTCTAAACCAACGGTTAGATCTTTACTTAAAAGAGTAAAAGCTCATGCTGGTAGAAATAGTAACGGTAGAATCACTTCTAGACATAAACAAGCAGGTGCTAAAAAACTATACAGAATTATTGATTTCAAAAGATCTAAGTTTGGTGTAGAGGGAACTGTTTCAACTATTGAATATGACCCATACAGAAACTGTAGAATTTGTTTAATTACTTATGCTGATGGAGATAAGAGATACATCTTACAACCTTCAGGTTTATCTGTTGGAACTAAAATCATGGCTCAAGAGTCTGGTTTAGATATTCTTCCTGGTAATGCAATGAGATTAACTAGTATCCCTGTTGGTACTATGGTTCATAATATTGAAATGAAACCTGGTAAAGGTGGGCAAATTGCTCGTTCTGCTGGTGGATATGCTCAAATTATGGGTAGAGAAGACAAGTATGTTATCTTAAGATTACCTTCTGGTGAGATGAGAAAAATTCTTGGTGTTTGTATTGCTACTATTGGTATTGTTGGAAATGAAGATTATTCTAACATGGTAATTGGTAAAGCTGGACGTTCTCGACACTTAGGAAAAAGACCTCAAACAAGAGGATCTGCGATGAACCCGATTGATCACCCTCATGGTGGTGGTGAAGGTAAGACAAACTCTGGACGACATCCTGTTACTCCATGGGGTATGCCAACTAAAGGTTATAAAACTAGAAAGAAAAAAGCTAGTGATAAACTAATCATTTCAAGAAAGAAGAAGTAA
- the rpsS gene encoding 30S ribosomal protein S19: protein MARSIKKGPFVDAHLIKKVMKAIESGDKKPIKTWSRRSMVLPDMIGLTFTVHNGRNFVPVNVTENHVGYKLGEFAPTRTFKGHKGSVQKKVG, encoded by the coding sequence ATGGCTAGATCAATAAAAAAAGGTCCATTTGTAGACGCTCACCTAATCAAAAAAGTTATGAAAGCTATTGAATCAGGTGATAAGAAACCAATTAAAACTTGGTCAAGAAGATCTATGGTATTACCAGACATGATCGGACTAACTTTTACAGTTCACAATGGAAGAAATTTCGTACCTGTTAACGTGACAGAAAATCATGTTGGATATAAATTAGGTGAATTTGCACCAACTAGAACATTTAAGGGCCATAAAGGTTCTGTTCAGAAGAAGGTAGGTTAA
- the rplV gene encoding 50S ribosomal protein L22, whose translation MSILQHKKAKKLTKTERKAAGINKSHTATLKFIRIAPLKARLIAREVQGMNCEFAIASLQFTPNKAAGIISKVIASAVANAGLEPEDAIVVSARVDRAPVLKRFTPRARGSASPKHKPTAHIFIEVAAAPKGDK comes from the coding sequence ATGAGTATATTACAACACAAAAAAGCAAAAAAATTAACTAAAACTGAAAGAAAAGCTGCTGGTATCAATAAAAGCCACACAGCTACGTTAAAGTTTATCAGAATTGCACCTCTTAAAGCTAGATTAATAGCAAGAGAAGTTCAAGGTATGAATTGTGAATTTGCAATTGCATCATTACAATTTACTCCTAATAAAGCTGCTGGAATCATTTCTAAAGTTATCGCATCTGCTGTTGCAAATGCTGGTTTAGAACCTGAAGACGCAATTGTAGTTTCTGCTAGAGTTGATAGAGCTCCTGTTCTTAAGAGATTTACTCCAAGAGCTAGAGGTAGTGCTTCTCCAAAGCATAAACCAACTGCGCATATCTTTATTGAAGTTGCTGCAGCACCAAAAGGAGACAAGTAA
- the rpsC gene encoding 30S ribosomal protein S3 produces MGQKVNPIGLRLGINRNWDSRWFPSFKKMPANVSEDDKIRKFIKKELYYAGIAQTIIERTAKKVRVTIVAARPGIVIGKKGADVEKLKAKLASLTGKEIAVNIKEERKPQLSGQLSAENVAQQLERRVAFRRAMKRVMQNAIKSGAKGIKVQVAGRLGGAEMARTEWYLEGRVPLHTLRARIDYGFAEGHTTYGCVGIKVWIFKGEVLAKGVPVEKAEDTSKPKRRPQKRRGN; encoded by the coding sequence ATGGGTCAAAAAGTTAATCCAATAGGTTTAAGACTTGGTATTAATAGAAACTGGGATTCTAGATGGTTTCCTTCATTCAAAAAAATGCCTGCTAATGTTTCTGAAGATGACAAAATTAGAAAATTCATTAAAAAAGAATTATACTATGCTGGAATCGCTCAAACAATAATTGAGAGAACTGCTAAAAAAGTTAGAGTTACAATCGTTGCTGCTAGACCTGGTATTGTTATTGGGAAAAAAGGTGCGGATGTTGAAAAACTTAAAGCTAAATTAGCTTCACTTACTGGTAAAGAAATTGCTGTAAATATTAAAGAAGAAAGAAAACCTCAATTATCTGGTCAACTTTCTGCTGAAAATGTTGCACAACAATTAGAAAGACGAGTTGCATTTAGAAGAGCTATGAAAAGAGTTATGCAAAATGCAATCAAATCTGGAGCTAAGGGTATTAAAGTACAAGTAGCTGGTAGACTTGGTGGAGCTGAAATGGCTAGAACTGAATGGTATTTAGAGGGAAGAGTTCCTTTACATACTTTAAGAGCTAGAATTGATTATGGTTTTGCTGAAGGTCACACTACTTATGGTTGTGTTGGTATTAAAGTTTGGATTTTCAAAGGTGAGGTTCTTGCAAAAGGCGTTCCTGTTGAAAAAGCTGAAGATACTTCTAAACCAAAAAGAAGACCACAGAAGAGAAGAGGTAACTAA
- the rplP gene encoding 50S ribosomal protein L16: protein MLMPKRTKFRKMMKGRNRGKATRGFSLAYGDIGLKATEHGRIDSRQIEAARVSMTRKVKRQAKVWIMVFPDKPLTAKPLETRMGKGKGAVDKWVMNIKPGRILFEMAGVSDELAREALTLARHKLPFKSKIITRDSENDLF from the coding sequence ATGTTAATGCCTAAAAGAACTAAATTTAGAAAAATGATGAAGGGACGAAATCGTGGTAAAGCGACAAGAGGTTTCTCTTTAGCATACGGTGATATCGGACTTAAAGCTACTGAACATGGTAGAATTGATTCTAGACAAATTGAAGCTGCTAGGGTTTCTATGACTAGAAAAGTAAAAAGACAAGCTAAAGTTTGGATTATGGTATTCCCTGACAAACCTTTAACTGCTAAACCCTTAGAAACACGAATGGGTAAAGGTAAAGGTGCTGTTGATAAATGGGTTATGAATATCAAGCCTGGTCGAATTCTTTTTGAGATGGCTGGTGTAAGTGATGAGTTAGCAAGAGAAGCTTTAACTTTAGCTAGACACAAGTTACCATTCAAAAGTAAAATAATTACAAGAGATAGTGAAAATGATTTATTCTGA
- the rpmC gene encoding 50S ribosomal protein L29, translating to MIYSDLKEKSLEELNGLLKENKVLLFELKAKLKTMQLTNTSELKVAKKDLARIQTAITAVKAN from the coding sequence ATGATTTATTCTGATTTAAAAGAAAAAAGTTTAGAAGAACTAAACGGGTTATTAAAAGAAAATAAGGTGCTTCTTTTTGAATTAAAAGCTAAGCTAAAAACTATGCAGTTAACGAATACTTCTGAATTAAAAGTAGCTAAAAAAGATTTAGCTAGAATTCAAACAGCAATCACTGCAGTAAAAGCTAACTAA
- the rpsQ gene encoding 30S ribosomal protein S17, protein MAIKKEIQGIVVKISGDKTASVLVTRSVMHPKYHKTVKRFKKYLIHDEKNELALGDSVTALECRPLSKSKSYRLNTILKRGVK, encoded by the coding sequence ATGGCAATTAAAAAAGAGATTCAAGGTATAGTGGTAAAAATTTCTGGAGACAAAACTGCATCTGTATTAGTTACTAGATCTGTTATGCATCCTAAATATCACAAAACTGTGAAAAGATTTAAGAAATATTTAATTCATGATGAAAAAAATGAATTAGCTTTAGGTGATTCTGTTACTGCATTAGAATGTAGACCATTATCTAAAAGTAAATCTTATAGATTAAATACTATCCTTAAAAGAGGAGTTAAGTAA
- the rplN gene encoding 50S ribosomal protein L14, producing MIQSFTRLNVADNSGAKEIMCIKVLGGSKRRYASVGDVIVASVKKAIPNGKVKKGQVVKAVVVRTHKEIQRENGSLIRFDDNAGVILDAKREPIGTRIFGPVAREVRYKNFMKIVSLAPEVL from the coding sequence ATGATTCAAAGTTTTACAAGACTAAACGTAGCTGACAACTCTGGTGCAAAAGAAATTATGTGTATCAAAGTTCTTGGTGGATCTAAAAGAAGATATGCTTCTGTTGGTGATGTTATTGTTGCATCAGTTAAAAAAGCTATCCCTAATGGAAAAGTAAAAAAAGGTCAAGTTGTTAAAGCTGTAGTTGTTAGAACTCATAAAGAGATTCAAAGAGAAAATGGTTCTTTAATCAGATTCGATGACAACGCTGGTGTTATTCTTGATGCAAAAAGAGAACCAATTGGAACAAGAATTTTTGGACCAGTTGCTAGAGAAGTTAGATACAAAAACTTCATGAAGATTGTTTCACTTGCTCCGGAGGTACTATAG
- a CDS encoding 50S ribosomal protein L24, giving the protein MANKLKIKKGDIVKIIAGDDKGKTGEVLVSMPASRQVIVKDCKVAKKTVKPDQDKNPNGGFVNKEMPIDISNVVKVEGE; this is encoded by the coding sequence ATGGCGAATAAATTAAAAATCAAAAAAGGTGATATTGTAAAAATTATCGCTGGTGATGATAAAGGTAAAACAGGAGAAGTTTTAGTTTCTATGCCTGCATCTAGACAAGTAATTGTTAAAGATTGTAAAGTAGCTAAAAAAACTGTTAAACCTGATCAAGACAAAAACCCTAACGGTGGATTTGTTAACAAAGAGATGCCTATTGATATCTCTAATGTTGTAAAAGTAGAGGGTGAATAA
- the rplE gene encoding 50S ribosomal protein L5 — protein sequence MASRLLERYKSEIKAVLETEFPKNKTLTAKVEKVVISVGAGEAMKDSKLMQNIQDTISLIAGQKAVKVIAKKSVAGFKVREGYPVGIKVTLRGEQMYAFLDKLCSVALPRVKDFRGLNRNGFDGYGNFNFGLEEQLMFPEVVYDDIIKTHGMNIAIATSADNDAEAFRLLELVGVPFSKGRA from the coding sequence ATGGCATCTAGATTATTAGAAAGATATAAATCAGAGATAAAAGCTGTTTTAGAAACTGAATTTCCTAAGAATAAAACGTTAACTGCGAAAGTAGAAAAAGTTGTAATTTCTGTGGGTGCTGGTGAAGCAATGAAAGATTCTAAATTAATGCAAAATATTCAAGATACTATCTCTTTAATTGCTGGTCAAAAAGCAGTTAAAGTTATTGCTAAAAAATCAGTTGCTGGTTTTAAAGTAAGAGAAGGTTATCCTGTAGGAATTAAAGTTACTTTAAGAGGCGAACAAATGTACGCATTCTTAGACAAACTTTGTTCTGTTGCATTACCAAGAGTTAAGGATTTTAGAGGTCTTAATAGAAATGGTTTTGATGGTTATGGTAACTTCAACTTTGGATTAGAAGAACAATTAATGTTCCCAGAAGTTGTTTATGATGATATTATTAAAACACATGGTATGAATATTGCTATTGCAACTTCTGCTGATAACGATGCGGAAGCATTCAGATTATTAGAATTAGTTGGTGTACCATTTAGTAAAGGAAGAGCGTAG
- a CDS encoding type Z 30S ribosomal protein S14, translating into MAKKSMIAKQQRTPKFAVRAYTRCSVCGRPHSVYRDFGLCRICLRKMANEGLLPGVRKASW; encoded by the coding sequence ATGGCAAAAAAATCTATGATCGCTAAACAACAGAGAACTCCTAAGTTCGCTGTTAGAGCATACACAAGATGTTCAGTTTGTGGTAGACCACATTCAGTATACAGAGATTTCGGTCTTTGCAGAATTTGTTTAAGAAAAATGGCTAACGAGGGTTTATTACCTGGTGTTAGAAAAGCTAGTTGGTAA
- the rpsH gene encoding 30S ribosomal protein S8: MMNDMIADALTRLRNAALRKLEVTTLLHSGTVVGVLTVLESKEYITSFKVIDGENNKKTIKVTLKYDDNEKSVINEIKRVSKPGRRVYKSSSELKHFKNGYGTIIVSTNKGVIANDEAFASKVGGEVLCTVW; encoded by the coding sequence ATGATGAATGATATGATCGCAGATGCTTTAACTAGACTAAGAAATGCAGCATTGAGAAAGTTAGAAGTAACAACTCTTTTGCATTCTGGTACAGTTGTAGGCGTTTTAACAGTGTTAGAAAGTAAAGAGTATATAACTTCTTTTAAAGTTATTGATGGTGAAAACAACAAAAAAACAATTAAAGTAACTCTTAAGTACGATGATAATGAGAAATCAGTTATCAACGAAATCAAAAGAGTTTCTAAACCTGGAAGAAGAGTTTATAAGTCATCTTCTGAGTTAAAACATTTTAAAAACGGATACGGTACAATCATTGTTTCTACAAACAAGGGTGTTATTGCTAACGACGAAGCTTTTGCTTCTAAAGTTGGTGGTGAAGTACTGTGTACAGTTTGGTAG
- the rplF gene encoding 50S ribosomal protein L6, with translation MSRIGKKTIAIPAGIEVSVEGSIISVKKGNKVSTVETHNRVTVVIENNEVNLGKVGEEKESSAFWGTYRALLNNAITGLDKGFQKSLEINGVGYRAAVKGKVLELQLGYSHPINYDIPEGLDISVEKNLIHVKGADKQLVGQAAAIIRGYRKPEPYKGKGVKYTDEVIVRKAGKTAK, from the coding sequence ATGTCAAGAATTGGTAAAAAAACTATCGCTATTCCTGCAGGAATTGAAGTTTCTGTAGAGGGTTCTATTATTTCTGTAAAAAAAGGAAATAAAGTATCAACAGTAGAAACTCATAACAGAGTTACTGTAGTTATTGAAAATAATGAAGTGAACTTAGGAAAAGTTGGAGAAGAAAAAGAATCTTCTGCTTTCTGGGGAACATACAGAGCATTATTAAACAACGCAATCACTGGATTAGACAAAGGTTTTCAAAAATCTTTAGAAATCAACGGTGTTGGGTACAGAGCTGCTGTTAAAGGTAAAGTATTAGAATTACAATTAGGATATTCTCATCCTATTAATTATGATATTCCAGAGGGATTAGATATTTCTGTTGAGAAAAATTTAATCCATGTTAAGGGTGCTGACAAACAACTAGTTGGTCAAGCTGCTGCAATTATTAGAGGCTACCGAAAACCAGAACCGTATAAAGGTAAAGGTGTTAAGTATACTGACGAGGTTATCGTTAGAAAAGCCGGAAAAACTGCGAAGTAA
- a CDS encoding 50S ribosomal protein L18 encodes MSRAKDIAKKNSLRLRRKRRVRGNISGSAVLPRLTIFKSNKYLSAQAVDDVNGVTLASIHSKTLNLSVNKENAVKVGAEFAKTLKAAKIDTVVFDRNGYLYHGVVAAFADALRDNGIKI; translated from the coding sequence ATGAGTAGAGCAAAAGACATAGCAAAAAAGAATTCGTTAAGATTAAGAAGAAAAAGAAGAGTTAGAGGTAATATCTCTGGTTCAGCTGTACTTCCTAGACTTACAATTTTTAAATCGAATAAATATTTAAGTGCACAAGCTGTTGATGATGTTAATGGAGTTACTTTAGCTTCAATTCATTCAAAAACGTTAAACTTAAGTGTTAATAAAGAAAATGCAGTTAAAGTTGGAGCAGAATTTGCTAAAACATTAAAAGCTGCTAAGATTGATACAGTTGTATTTGATAGAAACGGTTACCTTTATCACGGTGTAGTAGCAGCTTTTGCTGACGCACTAAGAGATAATGGTATCAAAATTTAA
- the rpsE gene encoding 30S ribosomal protein S5 gives MAINKDDFEEAIVNIGRVTKVVKGGRRFRFTALVVVGDKKGTIGFGTGKAKEVPDAIKKALDDAFKSLVKISLKGTTIAHDIEHKYNASRILLKPASAGTGLIAGGATRPVLELAGIKDIIAKSLGSNNPNNLVQATVEALARIKG, from the coding sequence ATGGCAATTAATAAAGATGATTTCGAAGAAGCAATTGTTAATATTGGTAGAGTTACAAAAGTTGTAAAGGGTGGTAGACGTTTTAGATTTACTGCTTTAGTTGTTGTTGGTGACAAAAAAGGTACTATTGGTTTTGGAACTGGTAAAGCGAAAGAAGTTCCTGATGCTATTAAAAAAGCATTAGATGACGCTTTCAAAAGCCTTGTTAAAATATCTTTAAAAGGTACAACTATTGCACACGATATTGAGCATAAATACAATGCTTCAAGAATTTTATTAAAACCTGCATCTGCGGGAACTGGACTAATAGCAGGTGGTGCTACTAGACCTGTTCTTGAGCTTGCTGGAATTAAAGATATTATCGCAAAATCTTTAGGTTCAAATAATCCTAACAACCTTGTACAAGCTACTGTTGAAGCATTAGCAAGAATCAAAGGATAG
- a CDS encoding 50S ribosomal protein L15, which translates to MALNNLQPAAGSTKNTKRVGRGQGSGTGKTAARGNKGQKARSGYSIKRHFEGGQMPLQKRLPKVGFFSRVSKPYSINVEKVTQVANLSEITMETIKAVYKLSKSVTKVKLVGASAKDLASKIKDDNVTTTGK; encoded by the coding sequence ATGGCATTAAATAATTTACAACCAGCTGCTGGTAGTACTAAAAATACTAAACGAGTAGGTAGAGGTCAAGGTTCGGGAACGGGTAAGACAGCTGCAAGAGGAAATAAAGGTCAAAAAGCTAGATCTGGATATTCAATTAAGAGACATTTTGAAGGTGGTCAAATGCCTCTTCAAAAAAGACTTCCTAAAGTTGGATTCTTTTCTAGAGTAAGTAAACCTTATTCAATCAACGTTGAAAAAGTAACTCAAGTTGCAAACTTGAGTGAAATTACAATGGAAACAATTAAAGCTGTGTACAAGTTGTCTAAATCTGTAACAAAAGTTAAATTGGTTGGAGCATCTGCAAAAGATTTAGCTTCAAAAATTAAAGACGATAACGTTACAACAACTGGTAAATAG